The Meriones unguiculatus strain TT.TT164.6M chromosome 14, Bangor_MerUng_6.1, whole genome shotgun sequence sequence TCCCCTCCCATACAAGTCAGGGAGGTgatggtgcatgactttaatccctttaaattatttttaatttttattattgtatgtatgaacatttgtatgtatatttgtgcacCACTAGCCTGGTACTTGTGGGTGTCAGAGGAAAGTGCTGGATTtcctagaattacagatggttttgagctgccctgtgggagctgggaattgaacccaggcacTCCAGAAGAGCCACTTATTTATTGAGCCACTGCAGATAGGGAAAGCCTTAACTCATGCTATGCTGGACAACATAAGCATCTCTCACGGCTAGAAGTTCCTTTGTTTGCCAGTGACTGAGTGGAATTAGGAAAACGTATTAGAACCACACATATCAGTACAGAGAGCCGGTGTCATAAAGACCCATTCATCCAACAGATCTCCTCCCCAAGATCTGACTTCGTCTGCTGCACTAGATAAACTGATGAACTCGGAACTCCACCCCTTGCCGTTTGTGCATGCAGTGATTCCCCCGGCTTCTGAAACTGACTCAGGAAAGAGGTCAGGAAGAGCCCCACTGTGAGCACCGGGAAGATCACAGCAGCAGGGAAGGAGGTCAAGGGCTTCCATGTTTCCTGACTCTGGGACCTCCTGCAGTCTTACCTGCAGCATTTCCATGGCTGAGCACCCCAACTGATGCTCCACATCTGAGATGAGGTCTCCTAGCAACTTGCTCTGCTGGGCATGCTCATTTTCAGACTCTGCCAGGCTGTTCATAATGTCTTCCTTTTCTTGCATCAGCTTCTGCAATTCATTCTTCTTCTCAGAGTCCAGGATGTCTTCCATTCGTTTAAACTCTGTCTGAACGTTTTCTACATCTTTCTGTATTTTACTCTTCAGTGATAAGAAAAGGGAGAACTATTCAGTTTGTTGAAATGTGCTGTCgttgattttgtttggtttggattggtttttcaagacagggtttctctgtgtagccctgactgtcctggaactcactctgtagatccacctgcttctgtctccagggattaaaagcatgtgccactacccCCTGGCCTTGTGTGGTAAGAGAGATAGGGAAAAATAAGGGACTCTTAGGGGACCATGTGTAACCTTTTAGTGTCTATTAATGACATCCCAACACAGAGACCTCTGGCCAGCTTTACCAAGATTACCTAATCCAAACTAGAACACTAAGCTATGATTCCTCTTTCAAGCAGTTACACAAGACACTTGTTTTTGTCTGTAATATTCCCTCATTCCACTTTTTGAAAAGATAGCTCGGAAGTTatgtgcactggctgctcttccggaggacctgagttcaattcccagcaccctcctgCAATTCTAGGtctaggagatctgatgcccttttctgacttccATGGGAACCAGACACACATATGATGGCAAATCCtcgcacacataaaataaaaatgaaaaaaatttaaaaaatatttttgataaaaagaactttaaaaacgtatgtattaaaaatgtatttaatctttgtgagtgtgtgtttgtgtatgcttgTTTTGCCTGTCTGTATCATGTGTGTGCCAGGTGCCTAccgaggtcagaagagggtactgggcaatccagaactggagttacgcATGGTTACAACCCACCACGTGGAGGTAGATTGCAGTCCTTAGGAATAGCAAGAAATAAttttaaccattgaaccatctttcTACCCCTCCCTTGACGttattgattttgttgttgttgttatatatgTATGGAAACTAAGTCTCACCTGGTAGTCGTAGTTGGCTTAGAACTTGTCATGTACACTAGACctctaaactcacagagatctctgcctctcaagtgcttcGGTTAAAGGCATATGACACCATACCCGGCACCTCATTCTGCCTTTTCACCCCCCCGGCAGAAGTAAAATGCTGAGTGTATATCCATGATCCACCCATTCCCAAGTATCTTTCCCAGTAGAGTCACAGTTTCAGAAGGCACCAAGGGGTCAGACCTGGAGCCATTCTCACCAAGCCCCCATGGCGTCAGCTCCTCACATAGCCTGGCTCAGCTGTGATGCACTCACTCTGCAGCTCCTGCTCCAAGGGAACCCAGAGGGAGGACCAGTCAAGGCCTCTTGGCTCCCCAGATACCAGGGAACAAAGAGCCAGGGGCTTCTTGCCCAGGTCCTTCCCAGGCATCAGGCTAACTTCCTTAGGGAGAGTCCCCACTTGCCTCCCAATAAGTTCTCTCCTGTTGGAGGTCATCTTTCCAGTTCTCAGATTCTTTCTTGTCTGCCATCAGCTTCTGCAGAGCTGCCTGCAGCTTCTCCTGTGAGAAAGGAATTGCAGCAGAGTCAAGCTGGGTGCTTAGTAGTGTGCTTTGCTGTTCCTAAGCAAAGGCCGAGAAGCCCTTCTGGAAAGACAGGAAACCTAAGGTTACTACCTTTCTTTAAAAGGACATAATATAAATTACGtatataacatacacacacatacagttttAATATCTTATGAATAAATAGATGATAAACTTTTTAGAAGAAGGCCAGCAGGGACAAAGCCAAGCTGCTCTCAGCAGAGTTTATAGACGCCGAGGGAGCAGCAGCTGGAGTCTAGGAGCGGGAAGAACATGACGCAGCACTGTTATCCCAGCAGTTAGTCCTAGTCTCAGCAGGCCGTGGTGGAGCACATACCAGGATTCCCAGCACTAAGGGCGCAAAAGcagtggatcgctgtgagttcaagcccagcctggtctacaaagtccaggagagccaaggctacatagacaaATCGTGTCTCTAAAGAAaaatatcccagcactcaggaggaagaaacagactgATCCCTgaggtcaagaccagcctgatttacagattgagttccaggacacccagagatacacagagaactcctgtcttgaaaaacaagaactcaaacaaatgaaaaaacaaagtgATCTAGTTATATAGAGAATTCTTGTTCCCTTTGCCTCACAAATGTTGGAGTTACACGCATCTGCCACCATACTCAGATAAACATTTTTTCCCATTAATAAAGGAAGTTGATATCAAGGAAACTCACCTCATTTAGTGTTTTTTAATTAACCAATTAATTGATTTTGTATGTGACTTGTGTGTACTCACACCCATGCCACCCAGGTATGTAGATGTCAGAGAATTActgacaacttgcaggaatcagttctctccttcaatCCTGTGGTTTCTgggttcaaactcaggccatTATCTTGGCAGCAAACCATTCAGCCATCTCTTCAATCCTCATCTCATTTACTGTTACACCTACAGAGTAATTGGAGCTTTCCTTGGACCTAAAATCCCCACAGTATATGACAAGCTGTAAAAACATTTGCTCTTCTTCTAGAGGTTGCAGCCCTGGTAGATTCTCTATGCTTAAGCTCAGTGGACAGCCACACTCTTTCAGGCCTCGGAAAGTACCAGGATGGAACGAAATCCCAGGCCAGGATGCCATGATGATCAGTTAACTGAATGACCATGAGAAGTAGAGATTTTCCAGCAGGTACTGTTTCCTGCTGTGTTTTCCATACCCTCCACTCTTACCTTGTACTCACAGGCCACCTCCTCAATGAGAGCTGTTTGGTGACCACGGTGCTCCTGAGATCGCTCACAAATCCAGCAGATGGCCACCTTGTCCTTCTCACAGAAGAGCTGGAGTTTCTCTCCGTGCCTTGCACAGTGAAACACCTTCTGCTCTTCTGGGCTGGACTTGAAGCCCTTGAGCCTCTCCACTATGTTGGCCACATGTCGATTAGGCCTCAGATTCCCAAACAGGTAACTAACTCGGCACACAGGACAGATGAactcttcctctttgcttttgctGGACTCATAGTTCAGTGTGATGCAGGCTCGGCAGAAGCTGTGACCACAATCTGCACTCACGGGTTCCACCATCAGGTCCAGACAGATGGGACAGGTCACCTCCTCCTTTAAATTTACCATGAATTCTGAAGCCATAGTTGCTGTGATCCTGCGTCTGCCTGACCTGATTCCTGCTATTTTCGCTCAGGTGCCTGTGTGATTGGGAAGTTGAAAAGGGGCCaagtaaaaaaaaagaggatCAAAACGAACTCTGTGCAAGGATCAAGGATGGGCCTTGAGCACAACAGTCCACAGCCAAAAGCCAAGGGAGAGAAACAAGGTGAGCAACTAAGATAAAAACGCAAAAGTAAGATACATCTaaacatttaattggacagttatTCTAAATGAACAAGGACCTGGGAAAGAGTGCCAATATATAGTGCACTGGCCTAGAATGCAGAGCCCAAGGTTTGGTCACCAGCACagcacaaacaaaaatcaaaataacaaatgAGTAAGTATCAGAAAGAACAGACAAGATAAACCAGACTAGAGATATGTACAATCTACACATAAAGATAAACAATGCTAGAGATGGGAGTGGACGAAGATTTCCAAATAGAAATCACAGGGTTTAAATGAAGATTAACTACTAACAAGGAATTACATGAAGAAATCTGCCGCAGGTATAAGAAATGGTAAAATGAATGCCCTGCCGCAGAGGCTCAGGCAGGCATCCATCGTCTCTGGTTCTCAACTGCCAATGTGGCTGGCATGCGGAGAGCTATAGGCTGTCAGGTGTCACACAAACCTCCAGGAATGCGAATACGTGACATTTTTCAAATGACTGATTAGACCTTTCATTCTGACACAGATAACTAACGCTCTATGCATGcccggctggcctagaactcactaagttcctcttgtctcagccttctgagtatgGAGTTAAGGCATGTGACATGTGCCAAGCTGCTCTGAGTTCTTGTTTTCAAAACAAcacataaagaagtaaagaaaaacaacagattCATGGCCACCCTAACttctaaaatgaaagaaataagatgggcccatgcttgtaatctcagcactggggaggcagaggcaggcagatctctgtgagcttgaggccagcctggtccacaaagcaagtccaggacagtcaaggctacacagagaagccctgtctcaaggaaaaaaaaaaaaaaaaaaaaaaaaaaaaaggaaacagtcaTTAGAGACTATTATGAACAACTATAACCAACTCATTATATAACTTAGAGGAAATATAAATGTCATGCTAATGCAATTTAGCAAAAACAACCTAGGATTAAATCAAAAGCTAGAACAGATCAGTGAAAATAAAGAGGattcaaaataataatactaaCGGCCCAACACAGAATCTACCACACTTTCAATACCTTAGTTTCAATCCTTCTTAAACTCTTCCAGAAATATTACAGGAAAAAATGTTCAAGGCACACTTTCTTAGTTCAGGACCATCGCCTACCACTGACTTACGAACAGGAGCAAGAGGAAATAGACGGGAAGGTGAGAACCCACAAAAATCAACATTGACACAGGAAGGTTTGTTGATGTTTTTGGGTGCTTACACTAGCTTGGGTAAAGCCGTGATAATCTTGATCACACTGGTTTCTCCCATGGTTCTCCCAGCTCTTTTATCATGAGATGTTTTCACACCAATCAGGAATCTAACTTTATTTAAAGGTAGAAGAGAGCAGCAACAGTGGTTGAACCTGCCACTCTAGTGTGGGGGGAGGGAGCTggggaccagcctgggcaacacaaaAGGTATAACAGGTTCAAGAAACCTTaggaagggtctggagagatagctcaaaggttaagagcaatgtCTGTTCtacccaaaggtcctgagttcaattctaagcaaccacatggtggctcataaccacctatagtgggatctggtgccctcttctggtgtataggcacacatgcaggcataatACCAtatcaataatgaataaatgtttttttaaattaaagaaaccTTAGAAAAGTTGTCACTTCTCGGATTTTGTTCTGATGTGTGACTCTGGCGTTCTCACGCTTTCCCTCGCACCTTagaattgaacccaaggcttGAAGACCCTGCTACTGAGCTAAATCATTAACATGATAAAAAATGCTTTATGACTGAGTTTTATTGAGTTACTCataatgatcctcctgcctcctgtgtAGCTGGAATCTCAAGCTGGGCTGAGCTCCACTTTAGTTTTGAGGTAACTGGTGAAGGAGAAGGAAATGACTGTCATTTCTTTGCTTGTAGCTATCAAACAGGGTTAGGGACAAACAGGCTCACAGAACCTGTAGTTCTAAACACCAAGAGAAGCTGCAAGAGTCcatagagcagtgattctcaacctttctaatgacctccaaccataaaattattttcattgctgctgttatgaatcataatgtaaataactgatatgcagaatatctgatttGCCACCcttatgaaagggtcattcaaatCCCAAAGggatcacaacccacaggttgagaaacactgccctAGATATGCAGAAACGCCATAGTGTCACACAAACCGCAATAAAGAGCAGACGCTCTGACTTAGCTAACAGAGTTCAGGATCTCTTTGACGAGCTACATTTCAAATTTACAGATTATGAAATGGCAGGAGGGGACTGGATCTGGATGAAAGCCACCTCCAAACCAGCCCTTTCTCCAGGCAGCCCCTCCCTTATTCTCCTCCATCTGCATTTTTAGCTAGAGGTCGCCAGCCCTTCCCCCTCGGTTCCCTTTGAAGACAAGgaactcatacaaataaaatcagTCTTTTCCTTCCAAAGTCCTCCATACTCTTCCCCCTAAAATTGCTCAACCCACGGTCAGACACCGGAAAGTTGTAAATCACGGAGAATTAACTCACCAAACCAGAACTTCAAGGTATTTTCGACTCCTAGCTAGAGAAAGGAAAGTCTGAGCActggaaatgaaagagaaactaCAGCTCTACAGACCAATGAGGTACCTCCGCATAAGCAAGCAGGACTCCACTAGGGGAGGGAGTTACCCTCTGATCAGTGCTGGCTGGCTCTGGAGACCAAGTATAAATCACATCTCTGTCCTaactggattttctttcttttcttttctttctttctttctttctttctttctttctttctttctttctttctttctttctttctttccttccttccttccttccttccttccttccttctttctttctttcttttcttttctttcttcctttttaaggGTATCTGGAGCTTCCTAAACCAGTTGTTCAGGGTCAGGTCAGATTCACCAAACAAGATCCTCACCTTCTGGAAAGCTGCCCCTGATGGAAAGAAAGCACCAGAGCTCCTGCCTGGCTTTGCCTTGGGGGCAGGTTTGGCCCAAAAGGAAGGAAACACAAGGTGAGGGACAGAAAACGGCAGCGTTCCTCTCAAGTTGGAGCTGGACTCTCCCAGGCTGACAACAGAAAGGAAGCTGCAGCTCAGGGCAGCTGCACACAAGCAGGACTCCCCACTCACAGGGACAGGAAGTGGGAGGAGTCATGAGCAGAGCCAAGCAGGACCCTTCACCACCCTCAGAGTGGTCACACTAGTAAGCTGCACTGGCTCCAGCTGCCCTGTTGTCTCCTCCAGGTGATCTGTTCTGTTGCTGAGTGGACATAGTCCTTTCCCAGTGCTGATCTGGTCCATCCATTGCCTCCCTGCCAGGAGTCCCTCACTAGAATGTTTCAGGAGGTCCCCTTTAGATCTAGGAGTTGTGTTAAAGATCTCTGATACCAACAGTTCCCTCTGGGTGAAAATCTGCAGGGCTGGGAACAGGCTTCAGCAGGCATGGTGTTTGCCTGGCAATCTTAGGGTGGACCCCCAGCACTGTACAAAACCACGTagactgtcttagttacttccCTATTGCTGTGCTGAACACTATGACCAGGTCAACTAATAAGGAAAGTGTTTgatttggggcttacagttttaaCAGGTCAGAGTTCATGACCACCAGAGCAGGGAGCATGACATCAGGCAGGGAGGTGCTGGAGCAGGAAGTGACAAGTCACAGCTTGAGACACAAGCATAAGGCACAGGAGAAGGCAggagtgtgggggggaggggggtcgcAGGGGACTTGGCCAGAATCTATTGCACCCTCAAATCTTGCCCCCATGCCATAAAttctccaacaatgccacacctcctaatccacCCTTAACAGTCCCACGAGCAAAGAACCAGATATTCAGAGATATGGGGCCCATATGGGGGCCATACTTATTCAAAGGAGCACAGCAGGCACTCCACTGCTTTGTGGCTggcagcaggaggatcaggagctgaAAGGCCATCCTCAGCAAATGTTCACTTTGATGTCAGGACAACCTGGGAATCACACacctgagagaaagaaagacagacagaaaggaagggagagagagagagagagagagagagagagagagagagagagagagagagagagagaaaataaaggaaaggaggaaggaaggaagagaaagaaagaagggaagaaaggaaagaaagttgTTTGAGGGAAGACTGCAGTCACCATTACTAATCTCTTCCCCCCACTTCTGTACTCCTACCTCATTAGTTCCTTACGTTCTCAGACCTACTAAATATGGCATAATGACTGACAGCAGATATACATTGTAGTTTGAATTTATTTCACATACTTGctgtctttccttcccctcttcttctgagacaggttctcacaaTGTAACTGACTTCTAATTGAGGTCAggctccccagtgctaggatcatGAATGTCAGGCTGGTGTTCCATCCCTGAGCTACACACTTAGCCCACATGTcacatcttttttgttgttgttggttttgtttgtttgtttttattttttgcttttcaagacagtgtttctctgtttctctgtgtaacagattcctggaaatcactttgtagaccatactgtcctcaaactcacagatatcacctgcctctgcctc is a genomic window containing:
- the LOC110558330 gene encoding tripartite motif-containing protein 12A-like; protein product: MASEFMVNLKEEVTCPICLDLMVEPVSADCGHSFCRACITLNYESSKSKEEEFICPVCRVSYLFGNLRPNRHVANIVERLKGFKSSPEEQKVFHCARHGEKLQLFCEKDKVAICWICERSQEHRGHQTALIEEVACEYKEKLQAALQKLMADKKESENWKDDLQQERTYWESKIQKDVENVQTEFKRMEDILDSEKKNELQKLMQEKEDIMNSLAESENEHAQQSKLLGDLISDVEHQLGCSAMEMLQGVDSIINRSHTFSLTKPKTIPKEQRRVFRAPDLQGMLQVLQEVTEAQRYWVRVTLVENNHPKIAITVDKKQIRYEDHQTRNSKARDESCHEGVMGHPALQSGKHYWEVDVSGKSAWVLGLCDGSYLFNPIFLSHPSPLFRLGLSNDLHYQPKYGFWVIGLQKKYVYNVFEECSLTGKPSTLTLSLMVPPCRVGVFLDYAAGTLSFYNISHHGTLIYRFCSVSFPDRVFPYFNPMRCSEPMTVCWPDS